The Halalkalibacter krulwichiae genome has a segment encoding these proteins:
- the tkt gene encoding transketolase gives MTNQVEQLAVNTIRTLSIDSIEKANSGHPGMPMGAAPMALSLWTKFMNHNPSNPDWANRDRFVLSAGHGSMLLYSLLHLTGYDLSINDLQSFRQWGSKTPGHPEYGHTPGVEATTGPLGQGVAMAVGMAMAERHLASTYNKENYEVVDHYTYSICGDGDLMEGVSAEAASLAAHLKLGRLIVLYDSNDISLDGDLHLSFSENVEERYKAYGWQVIRVEDGNNLEEIGQAIAAAKQDERPTLIEVKTVIGFGSPNKSGKSASHGAPLGKDEVKLTKSAYEWAHEEDFHIPAEVREFFAAVKAEGEKKEQEWNQLFAQYKEEYPELAAQFERATAGELPEGWDSEVPVYEAGSSVATRSSSGEVLNALANSVPEVFGGSADLAGSNKTYMKGLGDFSRDHYEGRNIWFGVREFAMGAAINGMALHGGLKVFGATFFVFSDYLRPAIRLAALMKLPVIYVFTHDSIAVGEDGPTHEPVEQLAALRAMPGLSVIRPGDSNETAAAWKVAIESKDTPTALVLTRQNLKTLEQTKELAYEGVKNGAYIASKSSGEVDALLLASGSEVPLAVEAQAVLEKEGIHTNVISMPSWDLFEKQPQSYKDEVISPNVKVRLGIEMGSSLGWAKYVGDHGDVVAIDQFGASAPGEKIMEEYGFTVDNIVAKVKVLLQK, from the coding sequence ATGACGAATCAAGTAGAACAGTTAGCTGTAAACACGATAAGAACACTATCAATTGATAGTATTGAAAAAGCAAATTCTGGACATCCGGGTATGCCAATGGGTGCTGCTCCTATGGCCCTCAGCTTATGGACTAAATTTATGAATCATAATCCATCCAACCCTGATTGGGCTAACCGTGATCGTTTTGTTTTATCAGCAGGTCATGGCTCAATGCTTCTATATAGTTTGCTACATTTAACAGGATACGATTTATCAATTAATGACTTACAATCATTCCGTCAATGGGGAAGCAAAACACCAGGACACCCAGAGTACGGCCATACACCAGGTGTAGAAGCAACTACTGGCCCGCTTGGTCAAGGTGTAGCGATGGCTGTTGGGATGGCTATGGCAGAACGTCATTTAGCGTCTACATATAATAAAGAAAATTATGAAGTAGTAGATCATTATACATATTCTATTTGTGGAGACGGTGACTTAATGGAAGGTGTATCCGCAGAGGCCGCTTCATTAGCAGCGCATCTGAAACTAGGTCGCCTAATTGTTTTATATGATTCAAACGATATTTCTCTTGATGGTGATTTGCATCTTTCGTTCTCTGAGAATGTAGAAGAGCGTTATAAAGCTTATGGTTGGCAGGTTATTCGTGTAGAAGATGGTAATAACCTTGAAGAAATAGGACAAGCAATTGCAGCAGCAAAGCAGGACGAACGTCCAACGTTAATTGAAGTGAAAACGGTTATTGGCTTTGGTTCTCCAAATAAATCTGGAAAGTCTGCATCTCACGGTGCTCCACTTGGCAAAGATGAAGTAAAGCTAACTAAATCAGCTTATGAATGGGCTCATGAAGAAGATTTCCATATTCCGGCTGAGGTACGTGAGTTTTTCGCTGCAGTAAAAGCAGAGGGCGAGAAAAAAGAACAAGAATGGAATCAATTATTTGCACAATATAAAGAAGAGTATCCAGAGCTTGCAGCGCAATTTGAAAGAGCGACTGCTGGTGAGTTACCTGAAGGTTGGGACTCAGAAGTTCCTGTTTATGAAGCAGGTTCAAGTGTTGCGACTCGCTCTTCTTCTGGTGAAGTGTTGAATGCTCTTGCTAATTCAGTACCAGAAGTATTTGGTGGTTCAGCTGATTTAGCTGGCTCAAATAAAACGTACATGAAAGGACTTGGAGATTTTTCACGTGACCATTATGAAGGACGTAACATTTGGTTTGGTGTTCGTGAGTTCGCTATGGGAGCTGCTATTAATGGAATGGCTCTTCATGGAGGCTTAAAAGTCTTTGGAGCAACATTCTTTGTTTTCTCTGATTACTTACGCCCAGCTATTCGTCTAGCGGCATTAATGAAATTACCTGTCATTTATGTTTTCACTCATGATAGTATTGCTGTTGGAGAAGATGGACCTACTCATGAACCTGTCGAGCAACTGGCTGCATTGCGAGCAATGCCAGGATTATCTGTTATTCGTCCTGGAGATAGTAACGAGACAGCAGCTGCTTGGAAAGTAGCAATTGAAAGCAAGGATACACCAACAGCTCTTGTTTTAACTCGTCAAAACTTAAAAACATTAGAGCAAACAAAAGAATTAGCATATGAAGGCGTGAAGAATGGTGCTTATATTGCTTCGAAATCAAGTGGAGAAGTAGATGCATTATTACTTGCTTCTGGTTCAGAGGTCCCTCTAGCAGTTGAAGCACAAGCTGTATTAGAGAAAGAGGGCATTCATACAAATGTTATCAGTATGCCAAGCTGGGATCTTTTTGAGAAACAACCACAATCTTATAAAGACGAAGTGATCTCGCCTAATGTCAAAGTTCGTCTAGGTATTGAAATGGGTTCTTCTTTAGGATGGGCGAAATATGTAGGAGATCACGGGGACGTAGTAGCAATCGATCAATTCGGAGCTTCTGCACCTGGTGAAAAAATTATGGAAGAGTACGGATTTACAGTTGACAACATTGTTGCCAAAGTAAAAGTACTATTACAAAAATAA
- a CDS encoding DUF896 domain-containing protein: MLSKEKINRINELSKRAKSTGLTKQEEKEQQTLRKEYLDTFRNSFKNQLHNVTVVDENGNDVTPDALKESKKNKNKHMH; this comes from the coding sequence ATGCTATCAAAAGAGAAAATAAATAGAATTAATGAGTTATCTAAGCGTGCCAAATCAACTGGACTAACGAAGCAAGAAGAGAAAGAGCAACAGACATTAAGAAAAGAGTATTTGGACACTTTTCGAAATTCTTTCAAAAATCAGCTCCATAATGTTACAGTCGTTGATGAAAATGGAAACGATGTTACGCCAGATGCACTTAAGGAAAGCAAGAAAAACAAAAATAAGCATATGCATTAG
- a CDS encoding YneB family resolvase-like protein, translating into MNKGIIYCRVSTEKSDQESSLKRQATELTALAEQFEINIVDIIEEKASGYDVDREGMLEILTISSKEDVDFLLVQDDTRLGRGHAKTALLHQLRKNGTKVLTVQDGGELTLSEADEMVLNIVSIVEEFQRKIHNSKIKRGMKTAVQNGFRPEKNLSNKAGAGRTKKEVPIEEIVRLRKMELTFHDIAATLRGFGYEVSKATVHRRYLDHRKRMERET; encoded by the coding sequence ATGAATAAAGGCATAATTTATTGTCGAGTTAGTACAGAAAAAAGCGACCAAGAATCCTCTCTTAAAAGGCAGGCAACTGAATTAACTGCATTAGCGGAACAATTTGAAATTAATATTGTCGATATTATAGAGGAAAAAGCAAGTGGGTATGACGTTGATCGAGAAGGAATGCTTGAGATTTTAACAATATCATCCAAAGAAGATGTTGATTTTTTGTTAGTTCAAGATGATACAAGACTAGGAAGAGGACATGCAAAGACTGCATTGCTACACCAGTTAAGGAAAAATGGTACAAAGGTTTTAACGGTGCAAGATGGTGGTGAATTGACTCTTTCAGAGGCAGATGAGATGGTCCTTAATATTGTTTCAATCGTAGAAGAGTTTCAGCGTAAAATACATAATAGTAAAATAAAAAGAGGCATGAAAACGGCTGTTCAAAACGGTTTTCGCCCTGAGAAAAACTTATCGAACAAGGCAGGGGCAGGACGGACAAAGAAGGAAGTACCAATTGAAGAAATCGTAAGACTTAGAAAAATGGAATTAACATTTCACGATATTGCTGCCACTTTAAGAGGTTTTGGTTATGAAGTTTCAAAAGCAACAGTGCATAGGCGTTATTTAGATCATAGAAAACGAATGGAACGTGAGACATAA